Proteins from one Sabethes cyaneus chromosome 2, idSabCyanKW18_F2, whole genome shotgun sequence genomic window:
- the LOC128736756 gene encoding glycine receptor subunit alpha-4-like, translated as MQTIQPNQPVTGRLIITPIFCSVFYLSSALWIYVVTGALTYRLPADVKLYDKNVKPSSITDISVSLYINRISGVDENKEEISIDAFLQIIWEDTRLVPKEEPDMTKQYVELTPTERSMVWVPDLYIRQLREMKVMTLLEEMSSLRLYKNSTLALSIGATIIFKCDMDFVLYPLDVQRCPVDFSSYKYTVKEMRFRWKNDNGVTFPNDFGDQFFRLPKYVVSFYTEQEPRTIHYGDDNHSSARLEITLSREVKSYLLENYLPSTLFVSMSWGSFVVVPEIVPGRMVLLVTTLLSLITMFDTVRNNSPDALELKCLEVWLISCTLFVFFALIEYFIVLFGIRYDKHWRVAAKTHVTVAPPVQLQSTLSLSQNTVETPMNSNHARRENGLESNTLKVTGTNKVQPQESDPNKPGSISNLSGSFQTTQHVTSVMTRRRVHSFRNVADVALMYAGSQRGRLDQISLIIFPLSFLIFTIAYWTMYISESNRKKL; from the exons ATGCAAACCATTCAACCGAACCAACCCGTAACGGGGCGG CTAATAATAACCCCTATCTTTTGCAGTGTCTTCTATCTGTCATCGGCGCTATGGATTTACGTGGTTACCGGAGCATTAACTTATCGACTTCCAGCAGACGTTAAACTGTACGATAAAAATGTCAAACCAA GTTCAATTACCGACATATCAGTGTCACTCTACATCAATCGCATATCAGGAGTGGATGAAAATAAAGAG GAAATTTCGATCGATGCATTTCTGCAGATCATCTGGGAGGATACACGGCTGGTACCGAAGGAGGAGCCGGACATGACGAAACAGTACGTGGAGCTGACACCAACCGAGCGCAGCATGGTGTGGGTTCCCGATCTCTACATCCGGCAGCTGCGCGAGATGAAAGTGATGACCCTGCTCGAGGAAATGAGCAGCCTTCGGTTGTACAAAAATAGTACCTTAGCGCTGAGCATAGG AGCAACAATAATCTTTAAATGCGATATGGATTTCGTTTTATACCCACTAGACGTACAAAGATGTCCGGTAGATTTTAGCAGTT ATAAGTATACCGTTAAGGAAATGCGCTTCCGTTGGAAaaacgacaatggcgtcacgTTTCCGAACGACTTCGGGGATCAGTTCTTCCGATTGCCAAAGTATGTCGTCTCGTTCTACACCGAACAGGAACCGCGTACGATCCACTACGGCGACG ACAACCACAGTTCGGCCCGGCTCGAGATCACGCTGTCGCGCGAGGTCAAAAGTTACCTGCTGGAGAACTATCTGCCCTCGACGCTGTTCGTTTCCATGTCGTGGGGTTCGTTTGTGGTCGTTCCCGAGATCGTACCCGGCCGGATGGTGCTGCTGGTGACGACGCTACTCTCGCTAATCACCATGTTCGATACGGTGCGCAACAATTCGCCGGATGCACTGGAACTCAAGTGCCTAGAG GTGTGGCTCATATCATGCACGCTCTTTGTGTTCTTCGCGCTGATAGAGTATTTTATCGTGCTGTTCGGCATCCGGTACGACAAGCACTGGCGGGTGGCGGCTAAAACCCACGTGACGGTCGCACCCCCGGTGCAGCTCCAATCGACGCTTAGCCTGTCACAGAATACCGTAGAGACGCCG ATGAATTCCAACCATGCCCGGCGTGAAAATGGCCTTGAAAGCAACACCCTAAAGGTGACGGGTACGAACAAAGTGCAACCGCAAGAGTCGGATCCGAATAAACCCGGATCGATCAGCAATCTTTCCGGGAGCTTTCAAACCACACAACACGTTACTTCTGTTATGACTAGAAGGCG CGTTCACAGCTTCCGCAACGTGGCCGACGTGGCGCTAATGTATGCCGGCTCCCAGCGGGGCCGGTTGGACCAAATTTCGCTAATCATCTTCCCGCTGAGCTTTCTCATCTTTACAATCGCCTACTGGACAATGTACATCAGCGAATCGAATAGAAAAAAGCTTTAG
- the LOC128734049 gene encoding protein FAM91A1 yields MSPNSFLLNVEDSIRSKISWRNLPPDVRKALNDNEKRYEKIILEYSLKNQLRYRGNLVHSTFGHEKLYYEKLIEENIRALHLFPYHLADIVTKGLRLTPFNYYADMLVFLLNNDKNYDSLPNFTAADCLRVVGIGRNEYLSISSELKTGSPKLFFKRNPYYFLPKFPRRIIIEPWWKIEVGYVLESDVQCLNADELAVIDQLIDYGAQTAGNLDYEVVHSLYRRGLIYLDVPISGEDKISIPPLQNFVMNRVSGDYFENLLYNVFVTADEQSTIAELSQILQVPLDTVKQATSLFCRLNFARRKHTTFANQPDPHESWRSAKRDLIQQQQQNAGRTIFNYHSLLLSQESVDSEQSDRPGDLPIGSQDSPSPAEDSPSDFCTLSDSTKTEENRSPDAKRVGFIFDSTLTAFLMMGNLSPGLKTHAVTLFEVGKLCDEGMNDFLRELEKVSILDADGEGEVSRYFHHAIILRSTIVALKNVLNTELDLLRLESLEALDLKTRTRLLEKKYKFLIAAAPLSGVLSTPFTIPFFGQFYRTSTNSHIWTKLFYYHMGGYGPPSLLLTKGTVLTHLPRLFLGYGKLLITIVHTESFILNSERFASLNEHLKNGCVLIQGYGIKQAAETHYEVFPFGDSSDRAIGWSRHSAVRRLAGVLDLQRSFGYLTFIRTGVPDYGCDSYDENVRLIGDKTKSENVKSKTSTLKPDQPKPKPVRSNTIGSITSIESDDTSLIEDIRRIRDMHDIDASLEAENELNQQTAQQPEEAAVENRDLVLELADASRNADSDSDARGRSPEVKMEEWTILDVHFGIPLFDVDCNTSICQNIIKKLCVDENIESIQNVNSQMESRYLKFISQCLYFEDESMELVKPGKFVPKPRISLVFENGKISSWNGK; encoded by the exons ATGAGTCCGAATAGCTTTTTGCTAAACGTGGAGGATAGTATTCGCAGCAAAATCAGCTGGCGGAATTTGCCTCCGGACGTACGAAAG gCACTAAACGACAATGAAAAACGCTACGAAAAAATCATTCTTGAGTATAGTCTCAAGAATCAACTACGATATCGAGGCAATTTAG TGCATAGCACGTTTGGCCATGAAAAGTTGTACTATGAAAAATTAATCGAGGAAAACATTCGAGCGCTGCACCTTTTTCCGTACCATCTTGCTGATATCGTAACCAAGGGCCTTCGGTTGACTCCGTTCAATTATTACGCGG atatgcTTGTATTCTTGTTGAACAACGATAAGAACTATGATTCCTTGCCAAATTTTACGGCTGCAGATTGTTTGAGAGTGGTTGGGATTGGTCGCAACGAGTACCTATCTATTTCCAGTGAATTAAAAACCGGATCGCCTAAGTTATTCTTCAAAcgcaatccgtactattttttgccaaaatttCCTCGTCGGATCATAATCGAACCATGGTGGAAGATCGAGGTTGGCTACGTGCTGGAGAGCGATGTGCAATGTCTGAACGCAGATGAATTAGCCGTGATAGATCAGCTGATCGACTACGGAGCACAGACGGCGGGAAATTTAGATTATGAAGTGGTCCATAGTCTTTACAGGCGGGGTTTAATTTATCTAGACGTGCCAATCAGTGGTGAAGACAAAATAAGCATTCCACCGCTGCAGAACTTTGTCATGAATCGAGTAAGTGGTGATTACTTTGAAAACCTGTTGTACAACGTGTTTGTTACGGCCGACGAGCAGTCCACTATTGCGGAG CTTAGTCAGATTCTCCAAGTGCCACTGGACACGGTGAAGCAAGCTACATCACTGTTCTGTCGGTTGAACTTTGCTCGTCGCAAGCATACCACTTTTGCCAATCAGCCGGATCCGCATGAAAGTTGGCGCAGTGCAAAGCGTGATTTgattcagcagcagcaacagaacGCAGGGAGAACAATATTCAATTATCATTCTCTACTGCTTAGCCAAGAGTCGGTTGATAGTGAGCAAAGCGATCGACCAGGAGATCTCCCAATAGGGTCACAGGACAGTCCAAGTCCAGCCGAAGACAGTCCGTCTGATTTCTGTACTCTATCGGACTCTACGAAAACGGAAGAGAACCGCTCACCTGATGCCAAACGAGTTGGATTCATTTTCGATTCAACCTTGACTGCATTCCTTATGATGGGTAATCTTTCGCCAGGACTGAAAACACATGCTGTAACACTGTTTGAAGTCGGCAAGCTGTGTGACGAAGGAATGAACGACTTTCTACGCGAGTTGGAGAAAGTGTCCATTCTGGATGCCGATGGAGAGGGTGAAGTTAGCCGTTACTTTCATCATGCCATAATTTTAAGATCGACCATAGTTGCACTTAAAAACGTCCTCAACACTGAGCTAGATCTGCTTCGACTGGAGAGCCTGGAAGCTCTGGACCTAAAAACCCGAACCCGTCTGCTGGAAAAGAAGTACAAATTCCTAATCGCGGCCGCGCCGCTTTCCGGGGTTCTTTCCACTCCATTTACCATTCCGTTTTTCGGTCAGTTCTATCGAACTTCGACCAATTCACACATTTGGACGAAGCTATTTTACTACCATATGGGCGGCTATGGTCCACCCAGTTTGCTGCTAACCAAAGGGACCGTCCTCACACACTTGCCACGTCTTTTCCTTGGCTATGGAAAGCTGCTGATTACGATCGTCCACACGGAGTCGTTCATTCTGAACTCGGAACGGTTCGCATCGTTGAACGAACACCTCAAGAATGGTTGTGTGCTGATTCAGGGCTACGGAATAAAGCAGGCCGCCGAAACGCACTACGAGGTGTTTCCGTTTGGCGATTCGAGCGATCGGGCGATAGGCTGGAGTCGGCATTCGGCTGTTCGCAGACTTGCCGGCGTTTTGGATTTGCAACGCAGCTTCGGATATCTGACGTTTATCAGAACTGGAGTACCAGATTATG GATGCGACAGCTACGATGAAAATGTCCGTTTGATAGGGGACAAGACTAAAAGCGAAAATGTGAAAAGCAAAACGTCCACGCTGAAGCCGGATCAGCCTAAACCAAAACCA GTGCGCTCCAATACGATCGGTTCAATAACCTCGATCGAAAGTGATGACACTAGTTTGATTGAGGATATCCGGCGAATCCGGGACATGCACGACATTGACGCTTCGTTAGAGGCTGAAAATGAGCTGAATCAACAGACGGCGCAGCAGCCGGAAGAAGCTGCAGTGGAGAATCGTGATCTGGTGCTAGAGTTAGCCGATGCCAGTCGGAATGCCGATTCGGATTCGGATGCGCGAGGGCGCTCACCGGAGGTTAAGATGGAG GAATGGACAATTTTAGACGTTCATTTCGGAATACCTCTGTTTGATGTCGATTGTAACACCTCAATTTGCCAAAATATTATCAAAAAACTATGCGTGGATGAGAA CATTGAAAGCATCCAGAATGTCAACTCTCAAATGGAAAGTCGATACTTAAAATTTATATCTCAATGCTTG TACTTCGAAGACGAAAGCATGGAGCTGGTGAAACCGGGTAAGTTCGTACCGAAACCACGCATCAGTTTGGTGTTCGAGAATGGGAAAATCAGCAGCTGGAACGGTAAGTGA